Sequence from the Halobaculum rubrum genome:
GCAATGCGATGGTGACGAGGACTGCGTCATGCTCCTCATGGACGGCCTGCTCAACTTCAGCAAGGCGTTCCTCCCGGACCAGCGCGGCGGCCAGATGGACGCGCCGCTGGTCATGTCCTCGCGGATCGACCCCTCGGAGATCGACGACGAGGCGCACAACATGGACATCGTGCGACAGTATCCGCGGGAGTTCTACGAGGCGACCCTCGACATGGCGGACCCGGGCGAGGTCGAGGACCTGATCCGGATCGGCGAGGACACCCTCGGCACCGACGACGAGTACCGCGGCTTCGACCACACCCACGACACGACCGACATCGCGCTCGGGCCGGATCTGTCGGCGTACAAGACGCTCGGGTCGATGATGGATAAGATGGACGCCCAACTCGCGCTCGCACGCAAGCTCCGCGCCGTCGACGAGACCGACGTGGCCGAGCGCGTCATCGAGTACCACTTCCTGCCGGACCTGATCGGGAACCTCCGAGCGTTCTCCCGACAGGAGACCAGATGTCTGGACTGCGGGGAGAAGTACCGCCGGATGCCGCTCACCGGCGACTGCCGCGAGTGCGGCGGCGACATGACGCTCACCGTCCACCGCGGCTCCGTGAACAAGTACATGGACGTGGCGCTGCGGGTCGCCGAGGAGTTCGGCTGCCGCGAGTACACCATTCAGCGGCTGGAGATCCTCGAACGCTCGCTGGAGTCTGTGTTCGAGAACGACAAGAACAAGCAGGGGAGCATTGCCGATTTCATGTGATCTGTCGGGCCGAGCGCTCCGATCCATCGTCGAGTCGTCCGGTGTTCTGCCGACGGTCGTCCGGCCCGAGAAGAGTTGGCGCCGCTCGAAACCGCCCCGCGGTTCCCGTCGCGCCGAACCCGTGAGATAGCTTAACACGATTCGGAGCGTACCGTGGCGTATGCCGGCAGAACAGAGCGGGAAAGGCGTATACAGCTGACGGATATCTCGGCCGGACAGCCGGTGTACGACGGGGGCGACAACCAGCTGGGGTCGGTTCGGGGCGTCGACGACGCCGGCTTCTACGTCCTCGCGGGCGAGGGCGCCGGCGCGGTGACGCTGGACGAGGCGCGCGATATCTTCGGCAAGGCGTACGTGATGTGGCGCTGCTGGGAGTGCGGCGAGATGGACCAGATCGACGGCGACCCTCCGGCGAACTGCCCGAGTTGCGACGCCTCGCGCGAGGAGTTGTATTACTGGGCCGAGGACTGGCTCCGGCGGCGGGCAGACCGACGGCCGACCGACCGAACCGCTCTTTTCGTCGCGTGACCAGCCGCAGACATGGACATCGTCGTGTTCGGCGCCGGCGCGCTGGGGAGTCTCGTCGGCGGACTGCTCGCGCGCGAGCACCACGTCACGCTCGTCGCCCGCGACCCGCACGCCCGCCGCGTCGCCGGGCAGGGCCTGCGCGTCGTCGGCGAACTCGATTCACACACCCGGCCGCGAGCGACGACCGATCCGACGCCCGCGGACCTGACCTGCGACCTCGCGCTCGTCACGGTGAAGGCGTACGATGCAGAGGCGGCCGGAAGCGCGCTCGCCGGCGGCGACCCCGAGGTGGTCTGCTCGCTGTCGAACGGCCTCTCCGAGGAGACGCTCGCCGAGGCCCTCGGCGACCGCGTCCTCGCCGGCTCGGCCACCTACGGCGCCGAGCTCGTCGGCCCGGGCGAGGTGCGCTGCACCGGAATCGGGCGGATCCACGTGGGCGAGTTCGCGGACGACCGGCTCGACGGCGACGGGGGCGACGCCGCGAGCCCTCGAGCCGAGCGCGTCGCCGCCGCGTTCCGCGGGGCCGACCTCGACTGCACGGCCGACCCGGGGATGCCGCGGCGACGCTGGGAGAAGCTCGCCGTCAACGCCGGCATCAACGCCGTGACCGCGCTCGCGCGCGTGTCCAACGGGGCGCTCGCGGACGGACCGGGCCGTTCGGTCGCTCACCGTGCCGCCCGTGAGACCGCGCGCGTCGCCCGTTCCGGGGGCGTC
This genomic interval carries:
- a CDS encoding ketopantoate reductase family protein gives rise to the protein MDIVVFGAGALGSLVGGLLAREHHVTLVARDPHARRVAGQGLRVVGELDSHTRPRATTDPTPADLTCDLALVTVKAYDAEAAGSALAGGDPEVVCSLSNGLSEETLAEALGDRVLAGSATYGAELVGPGEVRCTGIGRIHVGEFADDRLDGDGGDAASPRAERVAAAFRGADLDCTADPGMPRRRWEKLAVNAGINAVTALARVSNGALADGPGRSVAHRAARETARVARSGGVDLADDEAVAAVDTVVAETGANRSSMYRDVESGSRTEVDAINGAVVDHGAAAGIDTPTNRTMADLLRAWERERVEE